In Odocoileus virginianus isolate 20LAN1187 ecotype Illinois chromosome 23, Ovbor_1.2, whole genome shotgun sequence, one DNA window encodes the following:
- the LOC110123229 gene encoding apolipoprotein L3-like isoform X2, with the protein MLRKDEAALHKYLNELKGDLIEKDQETLTKEELDRRRFLKKFPRVKQQLEERIGKLHELADKVDKDHKESTISKVMAHTTGVASGTLTLLGLALAPVTGGGSLALSAAGLGLGATAAVATVSTSYKEHVSRSAAETEANSLMATGVKKWKMLLKVLRSNSRLRSTEKLAKAVLHIKKNIRAMETGKDNPEFATNVSDYLGPGKIIVPGTRLVNKACSMVNKAITMAPAAVTGARIVGAATAGVFLLVDVGFLVRESMHLHDGARAESAESLRQRARELERNLQELNNMYELLQ; encoded by the exons ATGCTCAG GAAAGACGAGGCTGCACTACACAAATATCTAAATGAATTGAAAGGAGACTTGATAGAGAAGGACCAGGAAACGCTCACAAAAGAGGAGCTGGACAGGAGGAGGTTTCTGAAGAAGTTTCCTCGGGTGAAGCAGCAGCTGGAGGAGCGCATAGGAAAGCTCCACGAGCTCGCAGACAAAGTTGACAAGGACCACAAGGAGTCTACCATCTCCAAAGTGATGGCCCACACCACTGGCGTTGCATCTGGCACCCTGACCCTCCTTGGCCTGGCTCTGGCACCTGTGACGGGGGGCGGCAGTCTGGCACTCTCGGCCGCTGGGTTAGGACTGGGAGCAACAGCTGCTGTGGCAACTGTGTCCACCAGCTACAAGGAACATGTAAGCAGGTCAGCAGCCGAAACTGAAGCCAATAGCCTGATGGCAACTGGCGTCAAGAAATGGAAGATGCTCCTAAAGGTACTCAGGAGCAACTCCCGACTTAGATCAACAGAGAAATTGGCAAAAGCTGtgctacacattaaaaaaaatatacgtGCCATGGAAACAGGCAAAGACAACCCTGAATTTGCAACCAATGTAAGCGACTACTTGGGCCCTGGGAAAATCATAGTCCCAGGCACCCGGCTGGTAAATAAGGCCTGTTCCATGGTAAATAAAGCCATTACCATGGCTCCAGCAGCTGTCACAGGAGCCCGGATTGTGGGTGCAGCTACCGCAGGTGTCTTTCTCCTGGTGGATGTGGGCTTCCTAGTGAGGGAGTCAATGCACTTGCATGATGGTGCAAGGGCAGAGTCTGCTGAAAGCCTGAGGCAGCGGGCCAGGGAGCTGGAGAGGAATTTGCAGGAGCTCAACAATATGTATGAACTTCTGCAATAG
- the LOC110123229 gene encoding apolipoprotein L2-like isoform X1: MSSENLGKCSDIEIFFEDVVECLWDILSREELLLLLTEFLRKIEAKAGLSRKDEAALHKYLNELKGDLIEKDQETLTKEELDRRRFLKKFPRVKQQLEERIGKLHELADKVDKDHKESTISKVMAHTTGVASGTLTLLGLALAPVTGGGSLALSAAGLGLGATAAVATVSTSYKEHVSRSAAETEANSLMATGVKKWKMLLKVLRSNSRLRSTEKLAKAVLHIKKNIRAMETGKDNPEFATNVSDYLGPGKIIVPGTRLVNKACSMVNKAITMAPAAVTGARIVGAATAGVFLLVDVGFLVRESMHLHDGARAESAESLRQRARELERNLQELNNMYELLQ; the protein is encoded by the exons ATGAGCTCAGAAAACCTTGGAAAATGCTCAG ATATTGAGATCTTTTTTGAGGATGTTGTTGAGTGTCTCTGGGACATACTGAGCAGGGAGGAACTGCTTCTCCTGCTGACTGAATTCCTGAGGAAAATTGAGGCGAAGGCTGGTTTGTCCAG GAAAGACGAGGCTGCACTACACAAATATCTAAATGAATTGAAAGGAGACTTGATAGAGAAGGACCAGGAAACGCTCACAAAAGAGGAGCTGGACAGGAGGAGGTTTCTGAAGAAGTTTCCTCGGGTGAAGCAGCAGCTGGAGGAGCGCATAGGAAAGCTCCACGAGCTCGCAGACAAAGTTGACAAGGACCACAAGGAGTCTACCATCTCCAAAGTGATGGCCCACACCACTGGCGTTGCATCTGGCACCCTGACCCTCCTTGGCCTGGCTCTGGCACCTGTGACGGGGGGCGGCAGTCTGGCACTCTCGGCCGCTGGGTTAGGACTGGGAGCAACAGCTGCTGTGGCAACTGTGTCCACCAGCTACAAGGAACATGTAAGCAGGTCAGCAGCCGAAACTGAAGCCAATAGCCTGATGGCAACTGGCGTCAAGAAATGGAAGATGCTCCTAAAGGTACTCAGGAGCAACTCCCGACTTAGATCAACAGAGAAATTGGCAAAAGCTGtgctacacattaaaaaaaatatacgtGCCATGGAAACAGGCAAAGACAACCCTGAATTTGCAACCAATGTAAGCGACTACTTGGGCCCTGGGAAAATCATAGTCCCAGGCACCCGGCTGGTAAATAAGGCCTGTTCCATGGTAAATAAAGCCATTACCATGGCTCCAGCAGCTGTCACAGGAGCCCGGATTGTGGGTGCAGCTACCGCAGGTGTCTTTCTCCTGGTGGATGTGGGCTTCCTAGTGAGGGAGTCAATGCACTTGCATGATGGTGCAAGGGCAGAGTCTGCTGAAAGCCTGAGGCAGCGGGCCAGGGAGCTGGAGAGGAATTTGCAGGAGCTCAACAATATGTATGAACTTCTGCAATAG